From Tripterygium wilfordii isolate XIE 37 chromosome 13, ASM1340144v1, whole genome shotgun sequence, the proteins below share one genomic window:
- the LOC120011780 gene encoding uncharacterized protein LOC120011780: MTDKPPPPKPATPLDWEVLIDDFQHGGARLHRWTSHHPIPSLLDLAFSNLLKKDFSFKLPLLLFLEEFSFILFTPDHESSLDRLLDVLRSVVQSPPDVGNFTYAFKEQMLVSTTSIFISIDALYQFPPRYVESLVELLLSVVNRPSYGPDRQTRAMGCECLRELEKCYPCLLSEVGSHLWSMCQNERTHASQCYLLLFSTVVYNIVDQRLGVSILNTSVPLVPFNVPQWFLGSSTEVSSSGLNYKELRRAMSFLLESPQVLTPCGVMEFMGMIVPLAITLELQVSMLRVQFFGMIYSFDPLLCHVVLMMYSQLFETLDGQEGEVMRRLVLISRDTQLHLVFRLLSLHWLLGLLNRLMLGREVGKNNLVAETGLKCYPLVFDPLALKALKLDLLAFCSLFLDGSKSESGNGDDVVAGKSIVELFEDGLLSVSAFKWLPSWSTETAVAFRTFHKFLIGSSSHSDTDPSTTRALMESTIFRASQGMLVDLTLEFRRLVPVVVAFIDRLLCCQKHLWLGERLLQIIGAHMLPKVRIDYKLVSYFPIFDRIAENDTIPPRGLLELLTKLMAFLVEKHGPDTGLRSWSQGSRVLGICRTMLMHHHNSRLFVGLSRLLAFSCLYFPDLEVRDNARIYLRMLICVPGLKLRGILNLGEQLLGIAPSTHSSSFFNLQSPRHYNNLKKSRNISSYVHLERVIPLLVKQSWSLSLSPLGNGSDKSNYPESIRDAEPQLCQEELDDGANFQTMLDTKRIDSPQEPLRVMDSKNCEILATLRRHFTCIPDFRHMPGLKVRIPSRLRFESVPFNRLWGGDAHTSTLDGIDTLPAIYATVLKFSSSAPYGSIPSYRIPFLLGEPPRKDYFSGQTGSLDIVPVENGLEEEESFRAHVSIDMEPREPMPGLLDVFIEANTENGQIIHGQLQSITVGIEDMFLKAIVPSDVPHDAIPVYYSDLFGALWEACSAPSTTGRETFPLKGGKAVAAISGTQSVKLLEVHADSVIRATERYLAPFVVSVIGEQLVNMVKDGDVITDVIWKEVTMDSLLDSTASVVGINRGPLHLTYIDDEDERDSQVNFGNKNMGSFLVLIFLPPRFHLLFQMEVGDTSTLVRIRTDHWPCLAYIDDYLEALFLA; this comes from the exons ATGACAGATAAGCCACCGCCTCCGAAGCCAGCGACTCCGCTCGACTGGGAGGTATTGATTGACGATTTCCAGCACGGCGGCGCACGTCTCCACCGATGGACGTCACACCATCCGATCCCATCCCTCCTAGACCTTGCCTTCTCCAATCTCCTCAAGAAGGACTTCTCCTTCAAGCTCCCGCTCCTTCTCTTCCTCGAAGAGTTCTCCTTCATTCTCTTCACTCCAGATCACGAGTCTTCCCTGGACCGCCTCCTCGACGTTCTCCGCTCCGTCGTCCAGTCCCCGCCGGACGTTGGCAACTTCACCTATGCCTTCAAAGAGCAGATGCTGGTTTCTACTACTTCGATTTTCATTTCTATCGACGCGCTCTATCAGTTCCCGCCGCGGTATGTTGAGAGTTTGGTGGAGTTGTTGTTGTCTGTAGTTAATCGTCCCAGCTATGGACCGGACCGCCAAACTCGGGCGATGGGATGCGAGTGCTTGCGCGAGTTGGAGAAGTGTTACCCTTGCTTGCTTTCGGAGGTAGGCAGTCATTTGTGGAGCATGTGTCAAAACGAGAGAACTCACGCTTCTCAGTGTTATCTATTGTTATTTAGTACGGTTGTTTATAATATTGTAGATCAGAGATTGGGTGTCTCGATTTTGAATACTTCCGTCCCTTTGGTTCCCTTTAATGTGCCGCAGTGGTTTTTGGGTTCTAGTACAGAGGTTTCGAGTTCAGGGTTGAATTATAAAGAGTTGAGGAGGGCGATGTCCTTTTTGTTGGAATCGCCGCAGGTGTTGACGCCCTGTGGGGTGATGGAGTTCATGGGGATGATAGTGCCTTTGGCCATAACTTTGGAATTGCAGGTGTCAATGTTGAGGGTTCAGTTCTTTGGTATGATATATTCATTTGATCCATTACTGTGTCATGTTGTGTTGATGATGTATTCACAGTTGTTTGAGACCCTCGACGGGCAAGAAGGAGAGGTTATGCGGAGACTTGTATTGATTTCAAGGGATACACAGTTACATTTGGTATTTCGCTTGCTTTCCCTTCATTGGCTGTTGGGTTTGTTGAATAGGTTGATGTTGGGGAGAGAGGTAGGGAAGAATAACTTGGTTGCTGAAACGGGTTTGAAATGTTATCCACTTGTGTTTGACCCGCTGGCGCTGAAAGCTTTGAAGCTTGACTTACTTGCATTTTGTTCCTTGTTTCTTGATGGTTCGAAGTCTGAAAGTGGCAATGGTGATGATGTGGTTGCTGGGAAATCTATTGTGGAACTGTTTGAAGATGGCCTTCTCTCTGTTTCAGCTTTCAAATGGTTGCCTTCATGGAGCACGGAAACTGCAGTGGCATTCCGTACTTTCCATAAGTTTTTGATAGGCTCATCATCTCATTCAGACACTGATCCTTCCACCACTAGAGCTCTGATGGAGTCCACTATCTTCCGTGCCTCGCAG GGGATGCTGGTGGATCTGACATTGGAGTTTCGAAGACTGGTACCTGTGGTAGTTGCCTTCATTGATCGCTTGCTATGCTGCCAAAAACATCTGTGGTTGGGAGAGCGTCTGCTACAGATAATTGGTGCGCATATGCTCCCAAAAGTTAGAATAGACTATAAGTTAGTTTCGTACTTCCCAATATTTGATAGAATTGCCGAAAATGATACAATTCCTCCGCGTGGATTATTGGAGCTGCTTACCAAGTTGATGGCTTTTCTTGTTGAGAAACATGGTCCAGATACTGGACTTAGATCTTGGTCTCAGGGGAGTAGGGTTCTTGGCATCTGCAGAACCATGCTGATGCACCACCATAACTCTAGATTGTTTGTTGGTTTATCTCGCCTCCTTGCTTTCAGTTGCCTATACTTCCCTGATTTGGAGGTCCGTGATAATGCCAG GATATACTTGCGAATGTTGATATGTGTTCCTGGATTAAAGCTAAGAGGCATATTGAATCTAGGGGAGCAACTCCTTGGCATTGCCCCATCTACTCATTCCAGTTCATTCTTCAATCTTCAGTCTCCTCGACATTATAACAATCTCAAGAAATCTAGGAACATCTCATCCTATGTTCATCTTGAGCGGGTAATACCACTCCTTGTCAAACAATCTTGGTCTTTATCTTTATCACCTTTGGGTAATGGGAGTGACAAATCTAATTATCCAGAGAGTATAAGAGATGCTGAACCCCAACTTTGTCAAGAGGAACTTGATGATGGTGCTAATTTTCAGACAATGTTAGATACTAAAAGAATTGATTCGCCACAGGAACCCTTGCGTGTAATGGATTCCAAAAACTGTGAGATCTTAGCGACATTAAGAAGGCACTTTACATGTATTCCTGACTTTAGACATATGCCAGGGCTTAAGGTTAGAATACCTTCCAGATTGAGATTTGAATCTGTGCCTTTTAATCGACTATGGGGAGGTGATGCTCATACGAGTACATTGGATGGAATTGACACCCTTCCTGCCATATATGCAACTGTGCTCAAATTTTCATCCTCGGCACCATATGGGTCCATTCCTTCATATcgtattccttttcttttaggtGAACCTCCAAGAAAAGATTACTTTTCTGGCCAGACAGGTTCCCTGGACATTGTTCCCGTAGAAAATGGCTTAGAAGAAGAGGAAAGCTTCAGAGCCCATGTATCTATTGATATGGAACCACGAGAACCAATGCCTGGTTTACTTGATGTTTTCATTGAAGCCAATACAGAAAATGGTCAGATCATCCATGGTCAGCTGCAGAGTATCACAGTAGGCATAGAGGATATGTTTCTCAAAGCCATTGTCCCATCTGATGTCCCCCATGATGCAATACCTGTTTACTATTCAGACTTGTTTGGTGCACTGTGGGAGGCATGTAGTGCTCCTTCCACTACAGGTCGGGAGACATTTCCGCTAAAAGGAGGCAAGGCGGTAGCAGCAATCAGTGGGACCCAATCTGTTAAGTTGCTCGAGGTCCATGCGGACTCCGTGATCAGGGCTACTGAGCGCTATTTGGCACCCTTTGTCGTTAGTGTGATTGGTGAACAGCTTGTTAATATGGTAAAGGATGGGGACGTCATTACAGACGTAATTTGGAAAGAGGTGACAATGGACTCTCTTCTTGATAGTACTGCGTCAGTTGTTGGCATTAATAGAGGCCCACTTCATCTTACTTACATCGATGATGAGGATGAGAGAGACAGTCAGGTCAATTTTGGTAATAAAAACATGGGTTCCTTTCTTGTTTTGATATTTCTTCCACCTAgatttcatcttcttttccaGATGGAAGTAGGTGATACTTCAACTTTAGTACGCATTAGAACTGATCACTGGCCGTGCTTAGCTTACATTGACGACTATCTGGAAGCTTTGTTTTTGGCATAG